Within the Scytonema millei VB511283 genome, the region GGAGCGAAGAGTGTTAGCAAAGCAGGACGAAGTCCGAAGCGAGAGAAAACCGCTAGAAGGCAGGCAACATAGGGGTGACAGCTACTCTCATGCCGCAAATGCACCGATCCCTATAGTACAAGAAATGGGGACAGTTATCAGTTGTCAGCTGTCAGTTATCAGTTATCAACGACTAGTGGCTCGTGACTGGTGACAAGAATTGAGTCAAGCCACTAGCCACCAGCCACTAGTCCCTGTCAATTACCAATTACCAATTACCCTTTAAAATGACAACAAAGCTGATTGCATATTCTAATTCTCAACCCAAATCAAAGTTGTGGATGGCAGCGATTAAACCACCAATGTATAGCGTTGCCATTATTCCAATTTGGGTAGGAACAGCGGTAGCAGTTGCGCAAACAAAAAGTTTGAATGCAGGTGTATTTTCGACTTTTCTCACTGCTGCTATTTGTATTGTAGCTTGGAGTAATATCAGTAATGATGTTTTCGATTCTGAAACGGGAATCGATAAAAATAAAGCTCACTCTTTAGTGAATTTAACTGGAAACAAACGCCTAATTTTCTGGATTGGGAATCTGTTTTTGACTTTGGGTTTATTGGGTATTTTAGCGATCGCCTGGTGGCAACGAGACTTAACTATAATTGGAATTATCCTCGCGTGCTGCGCGATCGGCTACGCTTATCAGGGACCACCTTTTCGCTTAGGATATCACGGTTTAGGGGAAATTCTCTGCTTTGTGGCTTATGGTCCGCTT harbors:
- the menA gene encoding 2-carboxy-1,4-naphthoquinone phytyltransferase, which gives rise to MTTKLIAYSNSQPKSKLWMAAIKPPMYSVAIIPIWVGTAVAVAQTKSLNAGVFSTFLTAAICIVAWSNISNDVFDSETGIDKNKAHSLVNLTGNKRLIFWIGNLFLTLGLLGILAIAWWQRDLTIIGIILACCAIGYAYQGPPFRLGYHGLGEILCFVAYGPLAVSAAYYSQTQSWSITNLAASIIVGIVTSLILFCSHFHQVKDDLAAGKRSPIVRLGTALSANLLPWICGSIYALTSLLAVLNIFPTWTLLSWLSLPFAIKLCRHVLQYHDQPEKVSNCKFIAVGLHFVCGLLLGLGFML